The Acropora muricata isolate sample 2 chromosome 4, ASM3666990v1, whole genome shotgun sequence genome contains the following window.
ATGTcaaaaattgtaaaattaaCAGATTACTCCAATAATTAAGGATCCTCGACAGAATGATTCCATCTTTTATCCAATCAGCAAGTTATTAACAAGTAAAAGGCAGCAGTCTGTAGCTTTACTTTTGTTTCAATCAACACATCTGCTTACAGCTGTGAATTCACTGCTTTTGCTTGTGTAATGACTCCTGTAACTTTTGATTGTTCAAAATAACATTGCTCTGaactaccaggtgatctggtgacgtaatttggggGACTGGGACGCGAGCGGcattaggtgttgtttccaaactccctgcagcatttccatagCCAAAACTCAAAAGATCCTTCCGTGtgtaccacatttcctgttattgaatgaacattcaagtagacccgacaagctcgAAAATAAGGCCGTGTGCGGTTGtaggatacggcgttaaaacttttcatcccagtcctccgaattacgtcaccagatcatcTGGAATACTTTAcgaattacaaaaaaattaattaatgcaattcaataataataattatagttctTTACATTAATTGCATATAAAGGGCAATTCTGTGGTGCATACAGTATGGGCACTCTTTGGTTATGGAAGATCAGGTCGCAACAGAAACGGAAAAGCAGATGCGACTGTTACTATTATCACTGCTGTCAGGATGGTTTCAATTTCAACAATAAATGGAaccataatgataataataattactatttaaAGTTGGTCCCAAAATCTAcatactgtaaaattaattatgCAAGAGATACAAATGTACACATGCTCTTCAAAgctaccaataataattatttcttaccAGCCTGGTAATCATAAAGGGCTCTTGcagtttttcctttgctttcatCTAACTGCTGTGGATAGGAAGGGTTGACACAAAACATCAAATTTAGAGTAAAGATGTGATAATTAATGCAACAATAGTAAGGCCAAAAACAATATGCTAAAGGAGGGGAAATGTGATGCATACCTATTCAAGCATCACTAAATTATATGAGATTAGATGATTTCTCTTTTGAATTCAAAATCCACCATGCATTAAATGACAAATTATTGACAACAGCCCATACAACAGAGACTTGTTTATTTTACCATAAAATGTCTGCATTGCCTTTCAACTGAGCTATACAATACAATTACCTGGTCTGACACATTATTAAAGTTACGTACAGAATAGCAAAGTGTACAAATAGGGCTTCCTGCAAGCACTGACTTTCGATGAAAAGTACCTATCACCTTGACTATTCTCAGATTTATGAATGAAAGGCTAGTTTCTAAAGTAAATGTGTTGTTGCATCAGTGGGGCAATGAAACACCAAAACATGGCATCACACCAGTTGATAcatgtcaaatttccaccataaaGTTATACTGAACAAAACTGACCTTTCAAGCATTATCCCTTCCTCAGAGCGAACGCTGGAAACTTCAGCCTCATTATCAATTTATCAAGAGGAAATTTGCCCCTTATGAACTGATTTGCAGAGATTTAAATTGACACGATTTCAGAAAGATGCTTGAACAACCAGTACATACAAGTCAGCTACCCTATGTAAAATTGGTTGCATTTATACCCCTGATGGTAATGTAACTGTACATTTTGACAGTGCAACTGGTCCTGACTGTATAAGTACCTGGGCTGGTTGTGCAGCAGGAGTGTCATCATCCACATTATCATAGAGCTGTTCTTGGTTATCGTACAGGTTTTCATCATTACCATATCCTGTCGGTTCTTCAGGTTCTTTCTCTTGAACCGGTTCATCTTGAACCTGTACTTCGGCTGAATCATAAGTGCTGAACCCTGGTTGTTGCTCTTCATTTAATGTCTCCACATTTTCATACAATTCTGTTGGCTCATACTGCTGCTCTGgctacaaaataataatgataataataaaaaaataataaacatcCCAAGTAATGATAGTGGAAGAGGTCTGATTGAGGTAGAATAAGCATTTAAAACAGCAAGAATAGGACTCCACCTGAAGCACAAAGAAGGGCAATATCCAAAGCAAGTGCTTGAACAAGAAAGATCTAAAACCAAAAATTCACTAACCAAGAATGCTGATAAGTCTAAAAGGAAAGTACCAAAGTCAGAGTTTGAGGGCAGAGGAGATAAGTCAGCCTTAGAAAATGCTAAAGCCctaaaacataattataatcaaGCTCAAGATAAAATcaatgaaagaagaaaagtggaaaaacaaaGCATTATTAAAGATAAGACACAAGACAATCCCAACAAAGTGTAGAATGTGTAACCAGATGGATGAAACAGTATCCCACTTAGTTAGTGTATGCCCCAAATTGGCccaaaagaaatacaaaaagagGCAAGATAATGTTGCCAAAGTAGTTAATTATTGAAACATAGTAGGAAATTGTGGGTTCTGGCGAGCTGATAAATGGTATGAACATGTGCCAGAAGGAGTGATGGATAATGAAGGTCACAAGGTATTATGAGATTTCAACATACAAAAAGATAATGGCATTGAAGCAAGAAGACATGGTATAGTTGTAGTGGACACACAAGAGAAAGAttatcaaataataataataataataataataataatagtaataataataataataataataataataatgaatgcCCAGACAATTAAACtcttctcaaactgaaaattacccGTAAGTACAAATTTTTGTACTATAGTTAAAAAGACTGGTGGTCTGGTGGTTTTCAACTGAGCAAATGTAAACAACTGtctataaactaaaaaaaaagaaaatttctaacttttctcaaattaaaaattaaatacaaatttAGTATAACTATAATTAAAAAGGCTTCATGGTGGACCAGTGGTTTTCAACAGAGCAAATGTAAACAACTGtatataaactaaaaaaaagaaaatttctatgtacatccgaataattaaatataataataacaataaaatattaataattattattattattgatgtagCAATTCTGAAAGATACAAGGAATATTAGGAAAAGGAAGATTAAAAGACCAAGACCTAGAGAATTATACAGAGAAAAATGTGGAATCAACAAGCAAAAGTGATTCTAATAGTAATGGGTGCATTGAGAATAGTCCTATGGAGACTTcctgaataataataatcatgattGGGGTTGGTACGTTGGGTTCAGCGACCTTGAGAAAGGTGATCATGGAACTGTCAAAAGAAGCACTGGGCTCCTTTAGGCCACTTGTTCTGGCTTGAGACTCAATCCAAATTAATGGCCATGACTGGCGATGTACAAAGTtgtacaaaacaataataataataataataataactgtgtACAGTCGAAcgtcgattatccggactcgtcgggacctcagtaaaaagtccggataatcgagagtccggataatcgaaaatatgaatattaatgagacaacaatgtaaacaaaagaaataaagatagcacatttttaattacaatactgaaccaatcaaaattcagctgaatgcatcagaatgctcttcgTCGCCGAgcactaaatcttttgaaagcgaagcggtaaatgcgctgttttgaacacagttttcttgattttaaacattttttacctctgaaagcttttgagatcaaagccttttaatattcatgaaaaaaacgggaccagagaaaaagtccggataatcgaaaagtccggataatcgaggttcgactgtaaaaaaaaactttactaTTCAACTAATTCAGCAAATATGAACAAAACTTAGAAAATTAATgtcaaaagcaaacaaaaagcacCTAATCCAATTAACATAcagtttaaaaatgaaaatgatatgaaaaagaATTTGACCTACTAGTCAAGTTTATGCAACCATTATTCATCTGAGTACATATTTAAACAAGGTAAAAAAAGGATAGAAACTAAATGATGGTGAAGATAATTACgataaaaaattatataaataataataacttcaTCTAACTTTCAGGTTATTTAGCCTGCGAGCACAAGTGCTCCCCTAAAACAATATTACTGAATgcactgaccaatcaaattaaataacataaaataaaaaaaatacaccaTGTGTGTATTTTCTTGAGTATGAGTCAACCTTTTGAGActaaaaattattggaaaaactGCTcttgacttatacacgggtcAAAAATGCAAAGTCTAAAATTTCCACCTAATTAGCATAACAATAACTgcaattttcttgaaaaaggaAGATATTGGATAGACTGAATCCAAGTCTTCTTCTTTGATGTTTTCTTTTGAGTCGATAACaacaaaattcaaatgaaatctGCTCAAGTTGGAATGTTCAAAGGTGGGGAGGTTAATACAAACATTTGGATCAATGTTTGCTATTGTTAGTATAAAcactttgtaataattattagagaaGAGAAATCCTAAGTTGTTTAGTCTCATGCCATTTGTTTGAACTTTTGAAGGACACAATGATGAGGATGAAGAAATTTATGGGAATTTATGTTGACAGGTTGGCTGAAGAATAGCAAAGAAGCTTGTTTTGGAGGGAGCAATGACAATGAATTCAACAACTTTAACTGAGCAGTGTTTGTGATTACTATTATCCAATTTGGTAGCTCTTTTAAGGACAGTTGACCgtcagtcggccgacagtcggtgGATGTGAGCTGTTCTTCACAATAAAACTATTACCTTTTTAAGAGCTACCAAATCAGAAAAAGTTTATAACCATCAAAATTATCTTTTTAAATCTCCAAAATACTGTAATCTCCTATGACATTTAATATTTTAGTGCACAAAACATGTCCCAAAATTTCTCCAATTACAGGCAATGATTTAACAACACCTAATAGAAATAATACCCTATAGTGTCTGTCGTGACACTTCTGCTCAAGAGGCAAATGCTCGGACACCATAATTACTGTATGTCAACACAACACAATCAAAGTAAATTACCTCCTCTGGCTCCAGGTCATATTGGGGCTGTGGCTCAGGTTGTTCTTCAACTTCAGGTTCTGGTTCGGGTTCCGGTTCTGGCTCAGGTTCAGGTTGACGTGACATCACTTGTGGAGGCGGCCTCCTGGGAGGTGGCTTGGCCTTTATTGGCACTGGAGCAGGTGCAGTTTTCTCTTCAAATTTGGGTTTCTGCTCCTGACCTTGACGAATGAGGCTTTCGGCTTCCTGTCAAAGAACACATTAATCCACTAGAATTATTGATGAGCtgaaaaatgatgacaaaaataaacaaaagcatgcTGAACCAAAGTTCATGAACATCCAATATCTGCTTTTaacttaaggaaaaaaatcTGTTCAACTACTGTGtcgatattaattttattatcacaTAGTTAATTAACACTTGTTGTATGCAATTACTCTGTGTGGTATGTACTCGAGAGTGCTTATTTAATTTACCTGTAATTTATGCATGTGTCATTTGCATCCGATCTTGCCTGTTGTGTATATAGCCTTTTATCAACACCACAATTAAAGTTATTTAACATTACAACTACAAAAAAGGAACAACTTTTGTTCTCTAGGCAGGCTCCATCACCTGCATTCTAGCTTGTCGTACTGCACTTGCTCTTTGTTTCTCTTGTTGCATGTCCATTTCATCCTGCCTTTGACGTTGCTCCTGAAAGAAAAGCAGATTGCCAATTTCATCTTTCATATCAAGGGTGGAGTTACTTTTGGTTGCTAATAGCGAGAAAGTTTAATAGGGAAAAGGAGCCACTTGAAATATCACAAATGGCACTTCCATGAATTATATTGGTTCAGTATTTGTTGAGAATCTGAAAGAAGTTCTGGTAAAATACGAACTTAAGACGTAAAAATTAATGTgagactgaataaatcgtcCTACAGTATACacctcaataataattataattattataattgctCTTCATGTATTTATGGCTATTTTACCGGTGCCTGTTTTGAAGGATTGAgcagaaagaaaaacagagtCTCATGTGTGATATGGTATGCAATCAGTTTCTGTCAGAAGTTGAAATGAATACCAAATAGTACAGTactttaataattatcataaatcATTACAGCTCTGTTTCATGCTAGTACAAGTACAGCACACAAGCAATCATGTTAAAACTGCATTCATGAATGCGTCTATGTTAACACAAGTTTATTTCAGAGATATACTAGTTAGCATATGCCACTACTCAACAGAAAACAAGCCCACGTCTTCACAAACCTACCTGAATTTACTTCAATAGTCCATTTTACATTTTTACTTATTCggatgagaacagcatcattaacataagaaaaacagggagctttctttcaaaacaatacCAAGGTCAACACccacctcactttcattcaaaggcctggcAACTAAGCTTATGAACATTTTCTTACCCATCTAGCTTgttcttcctctttcttcttttcatctgcttccttttgttttttcctatttagacaattatttaaaaaaaattgaactaaAAAATAAATAGGCCCTGTAATAATAATCAGTCACAAACAATAAtctttctcaggactccactcacccagatggtctttttcaatcaaggaataataataataataataataataataataataataacaataactctaatagtaataataacaataataataatttattgtactATAGTCAACACTTTCAAAGGAAGTtactttcatttttatttattctgTTCAGGATGGACAAGCCAAGAGggattttgtaataaaaatagTGAAATTATCATTATTGACAGTTTATAAACATTCACTTCCTCAGCCTCTTCTCCACTTGAATCATCAAAATTtgattaatttattaattaattaatacatAAGAATAACAAAACTATCAATATAATATGAATCAGTCCATTCATACTTTTGCTCTTCAATAGACTTTGCTCTCGCAAGATATTGCTTTTCTCTGGCTTCAGCTTCTTTGGACTGCAAACAAAACACAAGAGACTTGACAGATCCCACTATTTCAAACAGTGAAGTCGTTTATAAGTTCCTAGGCTCCAAACAATAATTGAAAGGGTGCGtagaataaggccttaagtgacttttgatgcaatgtcaaattctcctcgtcattcacaactgaattcaaggaaatttggaaggagaataaggcttttctccaggcacccctgcaattaggCTTGATTGTTATAGTTTACACTGTCCTTAAGGTGCTTGCAATCACAATAATTCTTCTGTTCTTTTTAGAATTTGCGTCATGGGTCAACTTAAGTGCGTACCTCTCTTTCTTTCCGTTTTCTTTCGGCTTCATTTTTCACGGCAATGTtctgctttttttcttcttctattCTTTTCTTCTCATCTTGCTGTTCAATATTGACAAAAGCACTTGTTTATTTCAGCataaatttcaaaacaatcacATATCCCTCCCCTTTGCTTTAAAGTAACAAACAAGCTAAAGgtagccattaaaaaaaaaagctcataACCTCTGATTTGGACCAAAACTTGTCTCTCTCCTGAACATTgatttccttttgaactttcacCTTTTGGTAAACGGAAGCCTGTAATAATAGTTAAAATAAAgatttgacaataataattatggttaacagaatatttaacaattattcctcgagcccgaatgggctatgagtcaatagcccatgaggccgaaggccgaatgggctattgactcagaggctatgagggcgagaggaataattgttttagtaaaatccaactagttggtcaaaaaaatattgaaactaatcatctttcacaagttaaagctagatatgaatccttttttacctccaaaacattacaaatacggcgggcgcttttcgctactagtgggcttagtgggctataacatatagcctactagtagcacaaccaatcagaatgcagcattgatgatagaccactagttggattttactaataaaattaatattagaTAGCTCCCGgtatgcaaaagaaaaaaagaaagatataaACAATAATACATTGAACACCACAGCTGGAATgatcaaataaataaaataatctAACTCTTTTCACTTACAACAGGTGCAATAGGTTCAGCAGGTTTAGCTTTTTCTTTATGGAAACTGTAGTTTGCACCTGAAAAATGAAGGAAAGTGAACAATAACCAAACATATGAAAGATACATAATTTAAAGGACATGTTAACGTTACCAGCAATTTACATTCAGTtaagttatttaatttaatGGAGGAGTTGTTGTTTGGGTCAGTGGTGACATTGTGTATAAACATGCCCCAGGATTCCATGTGTCTTTGGAGCTTGTGATGTGTAGCACAAGGAACTTTTGAGCTGGTTGTGGAAGCAAGTGTTGGCATTATTgtggttttcttttgtcattcaGTTAAATGTTCCTTACTCCTGACCCTCCCTGTGTTTTTCCACCAGATATTGTCAGGCATCCAACCTCCAAACGGAAAGTCAATGGTTAATGTTCAAAACCCGTAGAATTTTCCATGATAATGAAAATTCAGGTAATACCTATTCACTTATTTTGCCAGAGCAAAACAATTAATTTTGAATAGTTTTGATCACTAAGCTAAGGCAAATGGATATGCAAAAGTCTGACGCAAACTCATTATTTGTAAGGCACTTTACGTGTATTCATTGTGTTTTACTGTCTTTCCCACTAATGATAAACTCCAAACATTTGAGAAAATAATCCCATTATTAC
Protein-coding sequences here:
- the LOC136914187 gene encoding drebrin-like protein A isoform X1, translating into MAINLTKNRDALLKTWKEVFDDTPDVNWAVFGYDGKTNDLKVAETGDGDLDELVDELNEGKMLYAGIKVMDPNTNLPKIVFINWQGEGVPSSRKGVCANHVRDVERFFKGAHVTITARSSDDVEESVVLEKVKKASGANYSFHKEKAKPAEPIAPVASVYQKVKVQKEINVQERDKFWSKSEQDEKKRIEEEKKQNIAVKNEAERKRKERESKEAEAREKQYLARAKSIEEQKKKQKEADEKKKEEEQARWEQRQRQDEMDMQQEKQRASAVRQARMQEAESLIRQGQEQKPKFEEKTAPAPVPIKAKPPPRRPPPQVMSRQPEPEPEPEPEPEPEVEEQPEPQPQYDLEPEEPEQQYEPTELYENVETLNEEQQPGFSTYDSAEVQVQDEPVQEKEPEEPTGYGNDENLYDNQEQLYDNVDDDTPAAQPAQQLDESKGKTARALYDYQAETEEEISFDPGDIITEVDEFDPGWWRGRGPDGNYGIFPANFVELIGESGETTTEPEPTPDEGAAGLSARALYDYQAADETEVTFDPGDIITNIEQIDDGWWRGQTPDGSFGLFPANYVELIA
- the LOC136914187 gene encoding drebrin-like protein A isoform X2 — its product is MAINLTKNRDALLKTWKEVFDDTPDVNWAVFGYDGKTNDLKVAETGDGDLDELVDELNEGKMLYAGIKVMDPNTNLPKIVFINWQGEGVPSSRKGVCANHVRDVERFFKGAHVTITARSSDDVEESVVLEKVKKASGANYSFHKEKAKPAEPIAPVASVYQKVKVQKEINVQERDKFWSKSEQDEKKRIEEEKKQNIAVKNEAERKRKERESKEAEAREKQYLARAKSIEEQKKKQKEADEKKKEEEQARWEQRQRQDEMDMQQEKQRASAVRQARMQEAESLIRQGQEQKPKFEEKTAPAPVPIKAKPPPRRPPPQVMSRQPEPEPEPEPEPEPEVEEQPEPQPQYDLEPEEPEQQYEPTELYENVETLNEEQQPGFSTYDSAEVQVQDEPVQEKEPEEPTGYGNDENLYDNQEQLYDNVDDDTPAAQPAQLDESKGKTARALYDYQAETEEEISFDPGDIITEVDEFDPGWWRGRGPDGNYGIFPANFVELIGESGETTTEPEPTPDEGAAGLSARALYDYQAADETEVTFDPGDIITNIEQIDDGWWRGQTPDGSFGLFPANYVELIA